One Cardinium endosymbiont cEper1 of Encarsia pergandiella genomic region harbors:
- a CDS encoding deoxyribonuclease IV yields MVQIATPPKIESSLPLIGAHTSTQGGLHNALLDGAAIGATTIQLFTSNQRQWGSTKLQQAQLDKWHHTLEVTAIKQVMSHASYLINLGSNKADLLAKSREAFLEEIERCLALKISYLNFHPGAATGDSTLACLDRIVQSLSTIERLFQPETTLRLLIETTAGQGSTVGHSFEALAYIIDRVKTVVPIGVCIDTCHIFAAGYDIRTVDGWANTLAKFESIVGLNHLYALHVNDSMTPLGSRKDRHANLGNGEIGMDSFKAMMCHPKLQTIPKYLETPNGATMWTKEIELLRSYSSPKKSVLAHLL; encoded by the coding sequence ATGGTACAGATAGCAACACCACCAAAAATAGAAAGCTCTCTCCCACTGATTGGTGCGCATACCTCTACGCAAGGAGGGCTCCATAATGCGTTATTAGATGGTGCAGCAATAGGTGCAACTACCATACAACTTTTTACCAGTAACCAACGTCAATGGGGAAGTACCAAACTGCAGCAAGCACAACTGGATAAATGGCACCATACGTTAGAAGTTACTGCTATAAAACAAGTGATGAGTCATGCTAGTTATTTGATCAACCTCGGCTCCAATAAAGCAGACTTATTGGCCAAAAGTCGTGAGGCTTTTTTGGAAGAAATAGAACGTTGTTTGGCTTTAAAAATCAGCTATTTAAATTTTCATCCAGGCGCTGCAACGGGAGACAGCACGCTAGCGTGTTTAGACCGAATTGTGCAAAGCTTATCGACCATTGAGCGACTCTTTCAACCAGAAACCACCTTACGTTTGCTTATAGAAACTACTGCAGGTCAAGGCTCTACGGTGGGCCATTCTTTTGAAGCGTTAGCCTATATAATTGATCGAGTCAAAACAGTAGTGCCGATTGGGGTTTGTATAGATACTTGCCATATTTTTGCAGCAGGCTATGACATCCGTACAGTAGATGGATGGGCAAATACATTGGCCAAATTTGAATCAATCGTTGGTCTAAACCACCTCTATGCGCTACATGTGAATGACTCCATGACGCCACTTGGTTCAAGAAAGGATCGGCACGCTAACTTAGGAAATGGGGAAATAGGCATGGATAGTTTCAAAGCCATGATGTGTCATCCAAAACTTCAGACGATTCCCAAGTATTTGGAAACACCTAATGGTGCAACGATGTGGACAAAAGAAATAGAACTGCTGCGTAGCTATAGTAGCCCGAAAAAATCGGTTTTGGCGCATTTGCTTTAA
- a CDS encoding trigger factor, which produces MDIQFNKINPNHGVISITLHEFDYKSAVAKQFKHYAQTVRLKGFRLGSVPEDLIKKMYGSSILAEELHKIAVASLKNYILQEHISIFMDPILVTPLQEIHLKNQDTFTFSYEVGLIEKRPIVFEPNISITEFEIDHVESKLVDEFLEGLQMVHGQVAHLEESAMDTMLYGTLVDSTGAIGIDIRISIMHIPEHLREELVGRRVGQKVMLTEESLKHHFPALLGVSFSDFIAFKKYESAWPATFTIDKIVQVVPMAIEPALFDLVLGKGVAHSENEFREAIAKIILFDKRAEARHAFYQDLQEALLKDNKVDLPEAFLKRWLMVNNPEATLEAIEEYYDAHKEDLRWELLLSNIVRQNNLAVTTSDVVDETKRAYVDYAAHKGLQLEENDAAIHTGAISFLQGSEGSKYYSKLHNQLSRDRAINFIKKQITIVTETVSAGTFDAKK; this is translated from the coding sequence TTGGATATTCAGTTTAATAAAATTAACCCCAACCATGGGGTTATCTCCATTACGTTACATGAATTTGACTATAAGTCAGCTGTTGCAAAGCAGTTCAAGCATTACGCCCAAACGGTTCGTTTAAAGGGTTTTAGATTGGGATCTGTTCCTGAAGATCTTATTAAAAAGATGTATGGTTCTTCTATCCTTGCTGAAGAACTACATAAAATAGCTGTAGCCTCTTTAAAAAATTATATTCTACAAGAGCATATTTCTATTTTTATGGATCCAATTTTGGTTACCCCTTTACAAGAGATACATCTTAAAAATCAAGATACTTTTACCTTCTCTTATGAAGTTGGCTTAATCGAAAAACGGCCTATTGTATTTGAACCAAATATTTCTATTACTGAATTTGAAATAGATCATGTTGAATCTAAATTAGTAGATGAATTTTTGGAAGGGTTGCAAATGGTGCATGGTCAAGTTGCACATCTTGAAGAAAGTGCAATGGACACTATGTTGTATGGTACATTGGTAGATAGTACGGGTGCAATTGGTATAGATATTCGTATTTCTATCATGCACATTCCTGAACATTTAAGGGAGGAATTGGTAGGTCGTCGTGTTGGTCAAAAAGTGATGCTTACAGAAGAGAGTCTCAAACACCATTTCCCCGCCCTTTTAGGTGTCAGTTTTAGTGACTTTATTGCTTTTAAGAAGTATGAATCTGCTTGGCCTGCTACTTTTACAATTGATAAAATTGTTCAAGTTGTACCGATGGCTATTGAACCTGCCCTTTTTGATCTTGTGTTAGGAAAAGGAGTCGCCCATTCCGAAAATGAGTTCCGAGAGGCTATTGCTAAAATTATTTTATTTGATAAGCGTGCAGAAGCACGTCATGCATTCTATCAAGATTTGCAAGAAGCCCTTTTGAAGGATAATAAAGTTGATTTACCAGAAGCCTTTCTTAAACGATGGCTTATGGTTAATAATCCAGAGGCAACATTAGAGGCAATAGAAGAATACTATGATGCACATAAAGAAGATTTAAGGTGGGAGCTTTTATTGAGTAATATCGTCCGTCAAAATAACTTAGCAGTTACTACTTCAGATGTAGTGGATGAAACGAAACGTGCATATGTTGATTATGCTGCTCATAAGGGTTTGCAGCTAGAAGAAAATGATGCGGCTATTCATACAGGTGCAATTTCTTTTCTACAGGGTAGTGAGGGAAGTAAGTATTATTCCAAATTGCATAATCAGTTAAGTAGGGATAGGGCAATAAATTTTATAAAAAAACAAATAACTATAGTAACTGAAACAGTTTCAGCTGGAACCTTTGATGCAAAAAAGTAG
- the lepB gene encoding signal peptidase I, translating into MKTSFSSKKQGELSSALGAIRDWIASIFFAAMAAAFIRWMVIGLYVIPSASMEPTLLTGDFVLVSKLHYGARTPATPLQIPITHQTIPFTKIPSYLDWIQLPQYRLPGLSKIKRNDIIVFNTPIGHAPPDLTDYWIKRCIALPGDLLQIKQKQLYVNGALADPADRPQYRYFMKTKRHLTAAFFEKNGIRNPLPSTVPGCEGYIIYTTPEKVQQLNTILPAYIQSLAPIEDKVGNLASSLYPCHPTLGWTKDNFGPLQVPTKGAVVPINRQNILLYRPIIERFEGKKNIRFTQTECWIDGQQIASYTFCKNYYFAMGDNRDQSHDSRFIGFIPEDYIVGKAVMVLLSSNRSHSFFSGIRWNRLFHFVN; encoded by the coding sequence ATGAAAACTTCTTTTTCATCTAAAAAACAGGGAGAGCTTAGTTCCGCTCTAGGTGCTATTCGGGACTGGATAGCTTCTATTTTTTTTGCTGCTATGGCAGCTGCCTTTATCCGTTGGATGGTTATTGGCCTTTATGTTATACCTTCCGCTTCTATGGAGCCCACACTTTTAACGGGCGATTTTGTTTTGGTTAGTAAGCTTCACTATGGAGCCCGTACACCTGCTACTCCGTTGCAGATCCCTATTACCCATCAAACCATTCCATTTACAAAAATTCCTTCATACCTTGACTGGATTCAATTGCCACAATATCGATTGCCTGGATTGAGCAAAATAAAACGCAATGATATTATTGTTTTTAATACACCAATAGGTCATGCACCACCGGATTTAACAGACTATTGGATCAAGCGTTGTATCGCACTTCCTGGTGATTTGTTGCAGATAAAACAGAAGCAACTTTATGTAAATGGTGCATTAGCCGATCCAGCAGATAGACCTCAGTATCGTTATTTTATGAAAACCAAGCGCCATTTAACAGCTGCTTTTTTTGAAAAAAATGGTATTAGAAACCCTCTGCCATCTACTGTGCCAGGTTGTGAAGGCTATATCATTTATACGACCCCAGAAAAGGTGCAGCAGCTCAATACTATACTACCTGCCTATATACAGTCACTAGCTCCAATAGAAGATAAAGTAGGCAACCTTGCCTCTAGTCTCTATCCTTGTCATCCTACTTTGGGGTGGACCAAAGATAATTTTGGCCCGCTTCAGGTGCCTACAAAGGGAGCAGTTGTTCCAATCAACCGACAGAATATTCTATTGTATCGTCCTATCATCGAAAGATTTGAAGGGAAAAAAAATATTCGATTTACCCAAACTGAATGTTGGATAGATGGTCAGCAAATAGCCTCTTATACTTTCTGTAAAAATTATTATTTTGCGATGGGAGACAATCGAGATCAATCTCATGACTCTAGATTCATTGGTTTTATTCCAGAAGACTATATTGTGGGTAAAGCGGTTATGGTCTTGTTGTCTTCAAATAGAAGCCACTCTTTTTTCAGTGGCATCCGTTGGAATAGGTTATTCCACTTTGTAAATTAG
- the proS gene encoding proline--tRNA ligase, with the protein MTPLPTRASNFSAWYNELVVRAGLAENASVRGCMIIKPYGYAIWERLQSIFDAAFKATGHVNGYFPLLIPKSYLSKEAGHIEGFAKECAVVTHYRLKMAEDGCSVEVDPTARLEEELVVRPTSETIIWRTYKNWIQSYRDLPILLNQWCNVVRWEMRTRLFLRTTEFLWQEGHTAHATQEEAQAEALQMLDLYERIIRDYMAIPLIKGIKTVHERFAGAETTYTIEVLLQDGKALQAGTAHYLGQRFSQAFDVIFTNQAGLRDYVWGTSWGITTRLMGALIMIHSDDDGLILPPKIAPIQVIMIPIYKTEVQRSAIVAQLASLQAVLTAQNIRVQLDDSDVHKPGYKFAEYEQKGVPIRIAVGPNDLQNKTVELARRDTKEKITIPMDHCFQQVIDWLETIQTHIYERALRLNQQRTLLVDDYTTFKKLISSRAGFLLAHWDGTTETEEKIKAETKATIRCIPLDGQEELGVCIYSGKPSTRRVVFAQAY; encoded by the coding sequence ATGACCCCTTTACCGACTCGAGCATCCAATTTTTCCGCTTGGTATAATGAATTAGTAGTCCGTGCAGGATTAGCAGAAAATGCTTCTGTGCGCGGCTGTATGATTATTAAACCTTACGGTTATGCCATTTGGGAAAGGTTACAAAGTATTTTTGATGCAGCCTTTAAAGCAACCGGTCATGTCAATGGCTACTTTCCGTTACTTATTCCAAAGTCTTATTTGAGTAAAGAAGCGGGACACATAGAAGGCTTTGCCAAAGAATGTGCCGTTGTAACCCACTATCGTTTAAAAATGGCTGAAGATGGTTGTAGTGTAGAGGTTGATCCTACTGCTAGGTTAGAAGAAGAACTTGTTGTGCGTCCTACCTCAGAAACCATTATATGGAGAACCTATAAAAACTGGATTCAATCCTACAGAGATCTTCCAATTTTACTAAATCAATGGTGTAATGTAGTCCGTTGGGAAATGCGTACCAGACTCTTTTTGCGTACTACAGAGTTTTTATGGCAAGAAGGCCATACGGCTCATGCTACGCAAGAAGAAGCCCAAGCAGAGGCTTTGCAAATGTTGGATTTGTATGAACGCATTATTAGGGACTATATGGCGATACCTTTGATAAAAGGTATTAAAACTGTACATGAGCGTTTTGCTGGTGCAGAAACTACCTACACCATTGAAGTCTTGCTTCAGGATGGCAAAGCGTTACAAGCCGGTACAGCCCATTACCTGGGCCAACGATTTTCCCAAGCTTTTGACGTAATTTTTACCAATCAAGCGGGTCTACGGGACTATGTATGGGGTACTTCTTGGGGTATTACGACCCGTTTAATGGGCGCATTGATTATGATCCATTCGGATGATGATGGATTGATATTGCCACCTAAAATTGCTCCTATACAGGTCATAATGATACCTATTTACAAAACAGAAGTCCAACGTAGTGCAATAGTGGCCCAATTGGCTAGCTTGCAAGCTGTACTGACTGCGCAAAATATTAGGGTACAGTTAGATGATAGCGATGTCCACAAACCAGGTTATAAATTTGCTGAATATGAACAAAAGGGTGTCCCTATTCGTATAGCGGTAGGGCCTAATGATTTGCAAAATAAAACAGTTGAATTGGCCCGTAGGGATACAAAAGAAAAAATAACCATTCCTATGGACCATTGTTTTCAACAAGTTATTGATTGGTTGGAAACGATCCAGACCCATATCTATGAGCGGGCACTTAGGCTAAACCAACAGCGTACCTTATTAGTGGATGACTATACAACCTTTAAAAAGCTTATTTCTTCCAGAGCGGGCTTTTTGTTAGCCCATTGGGATGGTACTACCGAAACAGAAGAAAAAATTAAAGCTGAAACAAAAGCCACCATTCGTTGTATACCATTGGACGGACAAGAAGAGCTGGGCGTTTGTATCTATTCCGGAAAACCCTCTACAAGACGGGTGGTTTTTGCCCAGGCTTATTAA
- a CDS encoding ABC transporter permease yields MLFQTISWIVFVANRVRQRSSGVFSATISKIVTLSIAIGTAAILIASMVLIGFQKEITKKITTFAGDFEIAKYSGLVAPYTPTSVQVGQVNRLMADLPSAIEKVTAFTQTLMLIHTKEGVEGICCKGVDPMVAHTALEDYLIAGRLPDLTKATYQNECCISHHLAQRLSIALGDSVLVHTLHATVRYRKLKIVGIYCTYLSDIDENLAFCDMRLIQRLNNYSPETVNGYTIFLKDHVKPTKALRDTILGLIDYDLRLISTQRKYVNFYDWLAIIQKNTTIFMFFVLLVAGCTMLATLMVQLMERSYMVGILKVLGGCDGQIYAILLYNSLRTLCIGMLYGNLLGLGLCFLQAHYKCITLEPALYYMRYVPIYTHWKAILFPNLLIFTTLFIALYFSLKWLRQKKIIETLQEG; encoded by the coding sequence TTGCTTTTTCAGACCATTTCTTGGATTGTCTTTGTGGCAAACCGCGTCAGACAACGCAGCAGTGGTGTTTTTTCTGCTACCATATCTAAAATCGTTACCTTAAGCATTGCCATAGGTACAGCAGCTATATTAATCGCTTCAATGGTACTTATTGGATTTCAAAAAGAAATTACAAAAAAAATAACGACTTTTGCAGGCGATTTTGAAATTGCCAAATATAGTGGTTTGGTAGCCCCTTATACGCCCACATCTGTTCAAGTTGGACAAGTCAATCGATTGATGGCTGATTTACCAAGTGCTATTGAAAAAGTAACTGCATTTACCCAAACGCTTATGCTGATCCATACAAAGGAAGGGGTAGAGGGCATATGCTGCAAGGGAGTCGATCCTATGGTGGCCCATACGGCATTGGAAGACTATCTCATCGCAGGTAGGCTGCCCGATTTAACCAAAGCTACCTATCAAAATGAATGCTGTATTAGCCATCATCTTGCGCAAAGACTATCCATTGCGTTAGGCGATTCCGTACTGGTCCATACGCTGCATGCTACAGTACGTTATCGAAAATTAAAAATTGTGGGCATCTATTGCACGTATTTAAGTGACATAGATGAAAATCTAGCTTTTTGTGATATGCGTCTTATCCAGCGGTTAAATAACTACTCTCCAGAAACTGTAAACGGATATACTATTTTTTTAAAAGACCACGTAAAGCCAACCAAAGCATTACGGGATACGATTTTAGGACTTATAGACTACGATTTACGTCTTATATCCACCCAACGTAAGTACGTTAATTTTTATGATTGGCTGGCTATTATTCAAAAGAATACCACTATTTTTATGTTCTTTGTATTATTGGTAGCAGGTTGCACTATGCTGGCGACCCTTATGGTTCAACTTATGGAGCGTAGTTATATGGTAGGTATATTAAAAGTTTTGGGGGGGTGTGATGGGCAGATATATGCCATCTTGCTCTATAATAGTCTACGTACCCTATGTATAGGCATGCTATATGGAAACCTCTTAGGTTTAGGGTTGTGTTTTTTACAAGCACACTATAAATGTATTACACTTGAACCTGCTCTCTACTATATGCGTTACGTACCCATTTATACCCATTGGAAAGCTATTTTATTTCCTAATCTATTGATATTTACGACACTTTTTATTGCGTTATATTTTTCGCTCAAATGGTTAAGACAAAAAAAGATTATAGAAACACTACAGGAAGGGTAA
- the tsaD gene encoding tRNA (adenosine(37)-N6)-threonylcarbamoyltransferase complex transferase subunit TsaD, with amino-acid sequence MVVWYPKFDLKEQAMQKQLTILGIESSCDETAASVSHNGKIVSNVVMSQLIHQKYGGVVPELAARAHEINMIPVVTAALEQANLEKSVLHAIGFTQGPGLLGPLLVGSCFAKSLAFSLGIPLIGVHHIQAHVLANFIDDPKPTFPFLCLAVSGGHTQIILVKDYCAMEVLGATQDDAVGEAFDKIAHLMGLPYPGGALIDRYAQEGDPNAFTFPSTHMPNFDFSFSGIKTAFALFIRNKTPEFVLANRADICASIQAVLVRMLLAKLTQVVQKSGITTIALAGGVAANSHLREQLKQLAIQRHWTVFIPAMAYCTDNAAMVAITAYYKYQLKDFANLNTKSLPRYPI; translated from the coding sequence ATGGTGGTATGGTATCCAAAGTTTGACCTAAAGGAACAGGCTATGCAAAAACAATTAACCATTCTAGGCATTGAATCTTCTTGTGACGAAACAGCTGCTTCTGTAAGCCATAATGGCAAAATAGTCAGTAATGTAGTCATGAGTCAATTGATTCATCAAAAATATGGTGGTGTTGTTCCAGAACTTGCTGCCCGCGCACATGAAATCAATATGATTCCTGTTGTAACCGCTGCACTCGAACAAGCTAACCTTGAAAAATCTGTATTACATGCTATTGGATTCACACAAGGTCCAGGCTTACTAGGCCCCCTTTTAGTTGGAAGTTGTTTTGCCAAATCTTTGGCTTTTTCTCTTGGCATTCCTTTAATAGGTGTCCATCATATCCAAGCCCATGTATTGGCTAATTTTATTGATGATCCTAAGCCTACTTTCCCTTTTCTCTGTTTGGCTGTTAGTGGAGGGCACACCCAGATTATATTGGTAAAAGATTATTGTGCTATGGAGGTGTTAGGTGCAACCCAAGATGATGCGGTAGGAGAAGCCTTTGATAAAATAGCTCATTTAATGGGATTACCTTACCCAGGTGGAGCTTTAATAGATCGCTATGCCCAAGAAGGTGACCCGAACGCTTTTACCTTTCCATCTACCCATATGCCCAATTTTGATTTTTCATTTAGCGGTATAAAAACAGCTTTTGCACTTTTTATTCGAAACAAAACCCCTGAATTTGTATTAGCCAATCGGGCTGATATCTGTGCCAGTATTCAAGCAGTATTGGTACGTATGTTATTGGCTAAATTGACCCAAGTTGTTCAAAAAAGCGGTATTACCACGATTGCATTGGCAGGAGGTGTCGCTGCGAATAGCCATTTGCGCGAGCAGCTCAAGCAGTTGGCTATACAACGTCATTGGACAGTTTTTATACCCGCTATGGCCTATTGTACAGATAATGCAGCGATGGTAGCCATTACAGCTTACTATAAGTATCAGTTAAAAGACTTTGCGAATTTAAACACAAAATCTTTACCAAGATATCCAATATAG
- the rplI gene encoding 50S ribosomal protein L9, whose amino-acid sequence MEVILKTAYKTLGNKGDVVSVRAGYGRNYLIPEGIAVVANATNKKIAFENAKQAAHKGLKLKADAEALLPLLTSVKVVIAAKVGEGGKIFGSITPLQIAKALKAKNIGVDHTKINIEHPIKQIGNYQAVLILHETVSYTLTFNVVPA is encoded by the coding sequence ATGGAAGTAATATTAAAAACTGCATATAAAACTTTAGGAAACAAAGGAGATGTTGTTTCGGTTAGAGCTGGTTATGGTAGAAACTATCTTATTCCGGAAGGGATTGCTGTTGTGGCCAATGCTACAAATAAAAAAATTGCATTTGAAAATGCAAAGCAAGCAGCACATAAAGGACTAAAACTAAAAGCCGATGCGGAGGCACTTTTACCATTGCTCACATCCGTTAAGGTGGTAATAGCTGCAAAAGTAGGTGAAGGTGGCAAAATATTCGGCTCTATTACCCCTTTGCAAATTGCTAAGGCACTTAAAGCAAAAAATATTGGTGTAGACCATACTAAGATAAATATTGAACACCCTATTAAACAAATAGGAAATTATCAAGCCGTTTTAATTTTGCACGAAACGGTTTCCTATACATTAACTTTTAACGTAGTTCCTGCTTAG
- the rpsR gene encoding 30S ribosomal protein S18, with amino-acid sequence MTLVNESIQKKTITKKFCRFKRYGIKYVDYKCVEFLMKFLNEQGKILPRRISGNSLKYQKKVARAVKRARQLALLPYVADNLK; translated from the coding sequence ATGACTTTAGTAAACGAATCAATACAAAAAAAAACAATCACTAAGAAATTTTGTCGATTCAAACGGTACGGTATCAAGTATGTAGATTATAAATGCGTTGAGTTTTTAATGAAGTTTCTCAATGAACAAGGCAAAATATTACCTAGACGCATTAGTGGGAATAGTTTAAAATATCAAAAAAAAGTAGCTCGTGCAGTAAAGCGTGCCAGGCAACTTGCTTTGCTTCCTTATGTAGCAGACAATTTAAAGTAA
- the rpsF gene encoding 30S ribosomal protein S6 → MRHYETVFILSPVLSSDEIKASIARYRSFLVKRNATIAHEEEIGLKPLAYQIKHKKNGVYHLIEFVSEPSLIKELEVTYARDETILRFLTFVLDKHALAHNMERRSNGKKEFKKEL, encoded by the coding sequence ATGAGACATTACGAAACAGTATTTATACTATCACCTGTACTTTCTAGCGACGAAATAAAAGCATCTATAGCTAGATATAGGTCTTTTTTAGTGAAGCGTAATGCAACAATAGCACATGAAGAAGAGATAGGTTTAAAACCTTTGGCTTACCAAATCAAGCATAAAAAAAATGGGGTATATCATTTGATAGAATTTGTAAGTGAGCCTAGCCTAATTAAGGAGTTAGAAGTTACCTATGCACGAGATGAGACCATATTACGTTTTTTAACATTTGTTTTAGACAAGCATGCATTAGCGCATAACATGGAAAGAAGATCAAATGGGAAAAAAGAATTTAAGAAAGAACTATAG
- a CDS encoding uracil-DNA glycosylase yields MNIRIESSWKSELTTEFAKPYFKTLTDYVRAAYQNGIIYPAAKNLFRAFELSPFTHTKVVLLGQDPYHGPGQADGLSFSVPSAISFPPSLQNIFTELQADMGTPKRTSGSLDDWAKQGVLLLNAILTVEAHKAGSHQKKGWELFTDAVIKSISEHKKHVVFILWGNYAQQKGSLIDDQQHLVLKSAHPSPLSAHRGFFQNRHFSKTNAYLLATGQTPIVW; encoded by the coding sequence ATGAATATACGAATAGAATCATCCTGGAAAAGTGAACTTACTACAGAGTTTGCAAAACCCTATTTTAAAACATTAACCGATTATGTGCGGGCGGCTTATCAAAATGGTATCATCTATCCAGCAGCTAAAAACCTATTTAGGGCTTTTGAGCTCTCACCTTTTACCCATACCAAAGTGGTCCTTTTAGGCCAAGATCCTTATCATGGTCCAGGACAAGCAGATGGATTGTCTTTTTCCGTTCCTTCAGCTATCTCTTTTCCTCCGTCACTACAGAATATTTTTACAGAACTTCAAGCAGATATGGGCACCCCAAAGCGAACATCTGGCTCATTGGATGATTGGGCCAAACAAGGCGTATTGTTATTAAATGCAATTTTAACCGTGGAAGCACATAAGGCAGGTTCTCATCAAAAAAAAGGTTGGGAGCTTTTTACCGATGCAGTGATAAAATCTATTTCAGAACATAAGAAACATGTAGTTTTTATATTATGGGGAAACTATGCCCAACAAAAGGGCAGCTTGATTGATGATCAGCAACACTTAGTACTAAAATCGGCGCACCCTTCTCCACTGTCTGCCCATAGAGGATTTTTTCAAAATAGACATTTTAGTAAGACAAATGCCTATCTATTAGCCACAGGACAAACCCCTATTGTCTGGTAA
- the dnaA gene encoding chromosomal replication initiator protein DnaA translates to MHTDSKIIWDKCLLYIQGQISAQTYKTWFSPIIAKDFKDGILTIQVPSQFFYEWLEEHHLPLLKQAVRQEIGPHGKLAYAVVIDKGNKKQKPLMVHLPTYPGPTPKGTITKLPTISENEIFRLNPNYIFNNLIEGSCNQLAKSAAQAVAKQPGGTAFNPLTLYGGIGLGKTHISQAIGNEVKTFFPDKKVAYVSSEKFTTQFIEALRNNHVQVFTGQYLTVDLLILDDIQFLAGKEKTQEIFFHIFNHLHQLKKQIIITSDCAPRDLKGLQERLLSRFKWGLTADLQCPDFETRVAIIHSKMAADGITLSSDLIDYIAKHVDTNVRELEGVLISLIAHASLTKRDINLALAQQVLKDIVAQQPTAETTIEVIQEQVVAHYTISLDALKGKSRKKELVMARQTAMHLIKKYTTHSLKTIGAYFGGRDHTTVIHAVEVIDDLLDKDPQYAQVYGSLENKIKATLK, encoded by the coding sequence ATGCATACCGATAGCAAGATTATTTGGGATAAATGCCTTCTATATATTCAAGGTCAGATCAGTGCACAAACCTATAAAACTTGGTTTAGTCCTATTATAGCCAAAGATTTCAAAGATGGTATCTTGACCATTCAAGTACCTAGTCAATTTTTTTATGAATGGTTAGAAGAACACCATTTACCATTGCTCAAGCAAGCAGTACGCCAAGAAATAGGTCCACATGGCAAACTAGCCTATGCAGTTGTGATCGACAAAGGCAATAAAAAACAGAAGCCGTTGATGGTCCACTTGCCTACCTATCCAGGGCCCACACCAAAAGGGACCATTACAAAACTACCTACTATTTCAGAAAATGAAATTTTTAGATTAAATCCCAATTATATTTTTAATAACCTCATAGAAGGAAGTTGTAACCAGCTAGCCAAATCTGCTGCACAAGCAGTCGCAAAGCAACCAGGAGGAACGGCTTTTAATCCACTGACGCTGTACGGAGGTATAGGATTAGGGAAAACGCATATTTCTCAAGCCATTGGAAACGAAGTCAAAACATTTTTTCCAGATAAAAAAGTAGCCTATGTTTCCTCGGAAAAATTTACGACACAGTTTATAGAAGCGCTGCGTAACAACCATGTTCAAGTTTTTACAGGGCAATATCTAACAGTAGATTTACTTATTTTAGATGATATACAGTTTTTAGCTGGTAAAGAAAAAACACAAGAAATCTTTTTTCATATTTTTAATCATCTACATCAACTAAAAAAACAGATTATCATTACAAGTGACTGCGCACCGCGTGATTTAAAGGGATTACAAGAACGGCTGCTTTCCCGATTCAAATGGGGCTTAACGGCAGATTTACAGTGTCCTGATTTTGAAACCCGCGTGGCGATTATACATAGTAAGATGGCAGCTGATGGCATTACGCTTTCCTCAGATCTAATCGATTACATTGCCAAGCATGTGGATACCAATGTACGAGAATTAGAAGGCGTACTTATTTCGCTTATTGCACATGCTTCATTGACCAAACGCGATATCAACTTAGCTTTGGCACAACAGGTTTTAAAAGATATTGTAGCACAACAGCCCACTGCTGAAACGACTATTGAAGTCATACAAGAGCAAGTAGTAGCCCACTATACCATTTCTTTAGATGCACTGAAGGGTAAATCTCGTAAAAAAGAGCTTGTAATGGCTCGACAAACGGCCATGCATCTAATCAAAAAATATACAACGCACTCTTTAAAAACTATAGGCGCCTACTTTGGTGGAAGGGATCATACAACGGTGATACATGCTGTAGAAGTTATAGATGACCTATTGGATAAAGATCCGCAATATGCCCAGGTGTATGGATCACTTGAAAATAAGATCAAAGCAACATTAAAATAA